The Methanofervidicoccus sp. A16 genome has a segment encoding these proteins:
- the ileS gene encoding isoleucine--tRNA ligase, giving the protein MEEVKTGVNFREIDLEIKRFWEEKDIYRKVKKSLEHGPEFYFVDGPPYCSGAIHLGTAWNKIIKDTVLRFKRLQGYNVLDKAGWDMHGLPIEVKVEEEFKINSKKDIENKIGTERFIEKCKEFALRNKEVMERQFKNLGVWLDWENAYMPIERDYIETGWWTLKKAHERGLLSKDLRVGYWCPRCETSLAEHEVRGEYKEVVDPSIYVKFPLKDRENTYLIIWTTTPWTLMANMLVAVHPDFNYAYVKVILDNEEGDVEEYWIVGEPLVESVVKRAEKSHNIKHYQVVKTVKGSELEGLKYITPLLEENEKLKEFSEMEKVHTVVPGEHVSLEEGTGLVHTATGFGEEDFEVGKRYGIPIYSPIDDRGRYTEGLWKGIFVKEADRYIIERLKEKGLLLSEGKIKHSYPHCWRCKTPLLFRATEQWFLKISKIKDEIIEQAKSVHWVPSWVETRYINGVKYVGDWNISRQRYWGIPIPIWICEKCGSYEVIGSVKELKERMINEVDLEDLHKPTVDKVFLRCHCGGVMKRVPDVLDVWFDSGLAPYASMNLRELKKADFIVEGHDQVTKWFYSQHALSAILFKDVPYKKCMMHGFALDEKGNKMSKSLGNIVNPDDVVEEYGADILRFYLLSANKAWEDIKFSYNELKDVRSLFNTLWNAYAFAVNYMVLDNFQPKDEYMKYLKDEDRWIISRINTLAKEIVEDLEIPHLHSYTWKLKDFILEDLSRWYIRLIRSRTWKESEDPEKLSAYQTLYYVLMKLILLLSPVVPHISEKIYQNLKTEEMPESVFMNRITVDEEYIDETLEEDMELVREIIDAIMRGRDRIKYTLRYPIWKIILPTTVENIVNKYGHIIKEQGNVREIEVAEFQESISVKPNYRELGKVFKSEVPKVVEAIKSVDPKVLKERLEKEGVVKIGEYEIKPEYVQFKMEIPENIVGVEFSKGSVYMDIKLTEDIIKEGLMREVIRRIQSMRKDMDLDIEEWVNIKMEGVSFDRDTLEYIEREVRGKFLDEVNPDYKKVWEIKTPDNKKYKVEISIERCKKD; this is encoded by the coding sequence ATGGAGGAGGTAAAAACAGGGGTTAATTTCAGGGAGATAGATCTTGAGATAAAGAGGTTCTGGGAGGAGAAGGACATCTACAGAAAGGTGAAGAAATCCTTGGAACATGGTCCAGAGTTCTACTTTGTAGATGGGCCTCCATACTGTTCAGGTGCTATACACTTAGGAACCGCATGGAACAAGATAATAAAGGATACTGTATTGAGGTTCAAGAGATTACAGGGCTATAACGTACTGGATAAGGCTGGCTGGGATATGCATGGCCTTCCAATAGAGGTTAAGGTGGAGGAGGAGTTTAAGATAAATTCAAAGAAGGATATAGAGAATAAAATTGGAACTGAGAGGTTTATAGAGAAGTGTAAGGAGTTTGCACTGAGGAATAAGGAGGTTATGGAGAGGCAGTTTAAGAACTTAGGGGTATGGCTTGACTGGGAAAACGCCTATATGCCAATAGAGAGGGATTACATAGAAACTGGATGGTGGACCTTAAAGAAGGCACATGAGAGGGGACTCCTATCTAAGGATCTTAGGGTAGGTTACTGGTGTCCAAGGTGTGAGACCTCCTTGGCAGAGCATGAGGTAAGGGGGGAGTATAAGGAGGTAGTAGATCCATCTATCTACGTTAAGTTTCCCTTAAAGGATAGAGAGAATACATACCTTATAATCTGGACAACTACTCCATGGACCCTAATGGCAAATATGTTAGTTGCTGTCCATCCTGACTTTAACTACGCCTACGTTAAGGTGATCTTAGATAATGAAGAGGGGGATGTTGAGGAGTACTGGATTGTAGGAGAACCACTAGTTGAGAGTGTTGTAAAGAGGGCTGAGAAGAGTCATAACATAAAACACTACCAGGTTGTGAAAACTGTTAAAGGTAGTGAATTGGAGGGTTTAAAGTATATTACACCTCTCTTGGAGGAGAACGAGAAACTTAAGGAGTTTTCAGAGATGGAGAAGGTTCATACTGTAGTACCTGGAGAGCATGTTTCCTTAGAGGAGGGTACAGGTTTAGTACATACCGCAACAGGTTTCGGTGAGGAGGACTTTGAAGTTGGTAAGAGGTACGGTATTCCAATATACTCTCCAATAGATGACAGAGGTAGATACACTGAGGGGTTATGGAAGGGTATCTTCGTAAAGGAGGCAGATAGGTATATAATAGAGAGGTTGAAGGAGAAGGGATTACTCCTCTCGGAGGGTAAGATAAAACACTCCTATCCACACTGTTGGAGATGTAAAACTCCACTACTCTTCAGGGCTACAGAGCAGTGGTTCTTGAAGATATCCAAGATAAAGGATGAGATAATAGAGCAGGCTAAGAGTGTCCATTGGGTACCAAGTTGGGTGGAGACAAGGTATATAAATGGAGTGAAGTACGTGGGGGACTGGAACATAAGTAGGCAGAGGTACTGGGGCATACCTATTCCAATATGGATCTGTGAGAAATGTGGTTCCTACGAGGTAATTGGAAGTGTAAAGGAGTTGAAGGAGAGGATGATTAACGAGGTAGATCTGGAGGATTTACATAAACCTACTGTAGATAAGGTATTTCTCAGGTGCCACTGTGGAGGTGTCATGAAGAGGGTGCCAGATGTCTTAGATGTGTGGTTTGATTCAGGTTTGGCACCTTATGCCTCTATGAACCTGAGGGAATTAAAAAAGGCAGACTTCATAGTGGAGGGACACGATCAGGTTACAAAGTGGTTCTACTCCCAACATGCCCTAAGTGCCATCCTCTTCAAGGATGTACCATATAAGAAGTGTATGATGCATGGCTTCGCCCTCGACGAGAAGGGGAATAAGATGAGTAAGAGTTTAGGGAATATAGTTAATCCTGATGATGTTGTAGAGGAGTACGGGGCAGATATTCTAAGGTTCTACCTCCTAAGTGCAAACAAGGCATGGGAGGATATAAAGTTCTCCTACAACGAGTTGAAGGATGTTAGGAGCCTATTTAACACATTATGGAACGCCTACGCCTTTGCAGTTAATTACATGGTACTTGACAACTTCCAACCTAAGGATGAGTATATGAAGTACCTTAAGGATGAGGATAGATGGATAATAAGTAGAATTAACACATTAGCCAAGGAGATAGTAGAGGATCTGGAGATACCACACCTCCACTCCTACACCTGGAAGTTGAAGGACTTCATACTTGAGGATCTAAGTAGATGGTATATTAGACTTATAAGAAGTAGAACCTGGAAAGAGAGTGAGGATCCTGAAAAACTCTCTGCATATCAGACACTGTACTACGTACTGATGAAACTGATACTCCTACTGTCTCCTGTAGTTCCACATATAAGTGAGAAGATATACCAGAACTTGAAGACAGAGGAGATGCCAGAGAGTGTATTCATGAACAGGATAACTGTAGATGAAGAGTATATAGATGAAACTTTGGAGGAGGATATGGAGTTAGTTAGGGAGATAATAGACGCTATTATGAGAGGGAGGGATAGGATAAAATACACCCTCAGGTACCCAATATGGAAGATAATACTACCAACTACAGTAGAGAATATAGTAAATAAATACGGCCATATCATAAAGGAGCAGGGAAATGTTAGAGAGATAGAAGTTGCAGAGTTCCAGGAGAGCATATCTGTAAAACCAAACTACAGGGAGTTAGGTAAGGTATTCAAAAGTGAGGTTCCAAAGGTTGTAGAGGCTATAAAGTCTGTAGATCCTAAGGTACTTAAGGAGAGGTTGGAGAAGGAAGGAGTTGTTAAAATTGGAGAGTATGAGATAAAACCTGAGTATGTACAGTTCAAGATGGAGATACCGGAGAATATAGTAGGAGTGGAGTTCTCTAAAGGAAGTGTATATATGGATATTAAACTAACTGAGGATATCATCAAAGAGGGACTTATGAGGGAGGTTATAAGGAGAATACAATCTATGAGAAAGGACATGGATCTGGATATAGAGGAGTGGGTTAATATAAAGATGGAAGGAGTATCCTTCGATAGGGATACCTTGGAGTATATAGAGAGGGAGGTAAGAGGTAAGTTCCTTGATGAGGTAAACCCAGATTATAAAAAGGTATGGGAGATAAAGACGCCTGATAATAAGAAGTATAAGGTGGAGATAAGTATAGAGAGGTGTAAAAAGGATTAA
- a CDS encoding 2-isopropylmalate synthase: MKPYREDNEVIREALKDLKLPERVKIFDTTLRDGEQTPGVSLTPEEKVEIAVNLNNLGVDVIEAGFPISSQGEREAIKRITSLNMDAEICALARAVKKDIDTAIDCDVDAIHTFIATSPLHRKYKLKMDKDEIIRRAVESVEYIKDHGIIVEFSAEDATRTEIPYLIEVYKAVEEAGADRINVPDTVGVMIPKAMEYLIRRIKEEISLPISVHCHNDFGLAVANSLGAVEGGAQQVHCTVNGIGERAGNAALEEVVLSLKMIYGIETGIRTEKLTEVSQLVSKLTGVKLQINKAIVGENAFAHESGIHAHGVLAHALTYEPIPPEIVGQRRKIILGKHTGSHAIECKLKELGFKVGENITEEQFKEIIKRIKDIGDKGKRITDDDVIAIVEDITKRTVKGERVVNLEQIAVMTGNKVIPTASVILTIDGERYITSKVGVGPVDAAIKAIQSIIGEKIKLKEYHINAITGGTDALAEVTIKLEGYGREVTVKAANEDIVRASVEAVIEGINRIMINRKN; the protein is encoded by the coding sequence ATGAAACCTTACAGGGAGGATAACGAAGTTATAAGGGAGGCCCTAAAGGATCTAAAACTTCCTGAAAGAGTAAAAATATTCGATACAACCCTAAGGGACGGAGAACAGACGCCAGGTGTATCTCTAACTCCAGAGGAGAAGGTGGAGATTGCAGTGAATCTGAACAACTTAGGGGTGGATGTGATAGAGGCTGGTTTTCCCATATCTTCCCAGGGGGAGAGGGAGGCTATAAAGAGGATAACATCCCTAAACATGGATGCTGAAATCTGTGCCCTTGCGAGGGCCGTTAAAAAGGATATAGATACTGCTATAGACTGTGATGTAGATGCTATCCATACATTTATTGCAACCTCTCCACTACATAGGAAGTACAAGTTAAAGATGGATAAAGATGAGATAATAAGAAGGGCTGTAGAATCTGTGGAGTATATAAAGGATCATGGTATTATTGTAGAGTTCTCTGCAGAGGATGCAACTAGGACGGAGATCCCATACCTGATAGAGGTATATAAGGCAGTTGAGGAGGCTGGTGCAGATAGGATAAACGTACCTGATACTGTAGGGGTGATGATTCCAAAGGCTATGGAGTATCTTATAAGGAGGATAAAGGAGGAGATCTCACTGCCTATATCTGTACACTGTCATAACGACTTCGGACTGGCGGTGGCTAACTCCTTAGGTGCTGTGGAGGGAGGGGCTCAACAGGTACATTGTACTGTAAATGGTATTGGGGAGAGGGCTGGAAATGCGGCACTGGAGGAGGTGGTACTCTCCCTTAAGATGATATACGGGATAGAGACAGGGATAAGAACTGAGAAACTTACAGAGGTATCCCAGTTGGTATCTAAACTTACAGGGGTAAAACTTCAGATAAATAAGGCTATAGTTGGGGAGAACGCCTTTGCCCATGAGAGTGGAATACATGCCCATGGAGTACTTGCCCATGCCCTAACCTACGAACCTATACCTCCAGAGATCGTAGGGCAGAGGAGGAAGATTATACTTGGGAAACATACAGGTTCCCATGCCATAGAGTGTAAGTTGAAGGAGTTAGGTTTTAAAGTGGGAGAAAATATTACAGAGGAGCAGTTTAAGGAGATAATAAAGAGGATTAAAGATATTGGGGATAAGGGTAAGAGGATCACAGATGACGATGTGATAGCCATAGTTGAGGATATAACGAAGAGGACTGTAAAGGGAGAGAGGGTGGTTAATTTAGAGCAGATTGCAGTAATGACGGGAAATAAGGTAATACCTACTGCCAGTGTGATATTAACCATCGACGGGGAGAGGTATATTACATCTAAGGTAGGTGTTGGTCCAGTGGATGCTGCCATAAAGGCTATCCAGTCCATAATAGGGGAGAAGATAAAGTTAAAGGAGTATCATATAAACGCCATAACTGGAGGTACAGATGCCTTAGCAGAGGTAACTATTAAGTTGGAGGGTTATGGAAGGGAGGTTACTGTAAAGGCTGCAAATGAGGATATAGTTAGGGCTTCAGTTGAGGCTGTAATCGAGGGGATAAATAGGATTATGATAAACAGAAAAAATTAA